The DNA region GATACGAGGAGGCGCTCGTGCGCTATGGCCTGGAGACGTGCGCGGTATGGACGGCGGAGGGCCGGGCGGACACCTGCGCCGCGACCCTGCTCCAGGACCTCGCGGACTCGCTCGGACGTCCTGCCGCCACCGTCCGGCCGGCGCCCGAACTCGCCACGGCGGGGGAGCTGCCCCCGTGGCTGGGTGACGAGGACTTCCATCTGAGCCACCGATCCGCGCTGGTGCGCAAGGACCCCGCGTACTACCGGCCGCTGTTCCCGGGGACCCCCGCCGACCTGCCCTACGTGTGGCCCTCCTCGGACCGCGGACGGACATGACCGTGCCTTCGACGCGCACCGCAGGCCGCTGGCGCCGGGGCGGCTGCCTTTCGCCTCGGAAGGTGTTACGAGGCCAGATTTGCGCGCCATGCAATTTTGCATAGGATGCATCGCCGTGAGTGCCGACGACCCGTCCCTGGGGCTGCGCGAACGCAAGAAGCGCGCCACCCGTGACGTCCTCGCGGACGCGGCGCTGCGCAGCGCCGCCGAGCGGGGATTCGAGAACGTGACCGTGGAAGCGGTCACCGGCGAAGTCGGCGTCTCCGTGCGCACGTTCTTCAACTACTTCCCTTGTCTGGAGGACGCGATCACCCGCCCCGACCGGGGCTGCGCCGCCCGGTTGCGCCAGGCGGTGCTCGACGCGCCGGAGGAGTTGCCGGCACTCGACGCCCTGCGTGAGGCGCTCGGGCGGGAACTCGCCGACATCGAGGAGGACCAGGAGCGCTGGGAGCTCCAGACGGCCGCACTGACGAAGAGCCCTTCGTTGCTGCCCGGCTTCCTGGCCGCCCAGGGGGCGGACGAGCGGGCGATGGTCGCCGTCCTGGCCCAGCGACTCGGCCAGAACCCTGAGTCCGACCTCTACCCGAGGCTTCTCGCCCACGCGTCGGTCGCCGCCGTGCGGCCGCCGAACTCTGGGTGGCGTCCGGACGAACCCGTCCGTTCGAAAGCATCTACCGCGAGGCGTCCGCCTCGCTGGCCGCCGGTCTGAGCGGCTGAAGCACATCCGAGCCCCCCCCACGGGGGCCTGTCAGCAGAGAACGAGGAAACGTCAGCCGACGACCGCTGCTCCCATACCCGAAAGCGGTGCCGCCGGTGCGCTCGAGGGGGCCGCACCGACCATGACGCGCAAGCACGTACGCCAGGCCATATCGGGGCTCATGGCCGGCATGTTCGTGGCCATCCTGGCCTCCACTTCCTGGTCGGTGCGCCCTTCGCGTTCCTCGCCCTGATCGCGGTCCTGTTCATCAAGGAGAAGCCGCTCAAGACGCAGAGCGGCATGGAGCGTCTGGCCGAGGAGAACGCCGCGGCCGCGGGGAAGGCACCCGCCGCACCGGTGCACTGACCGGTCCACGGCGACGGACCGCTTCCGTCCACCGCGTCGAAGGGGGCCCCGGCCACTTGGCAGGGGCCCCGTTCGGCCTGTCGGCCCCGGACCGGCCCGGCCGCGTGCCCGTTGGGGGCGTGCGCGGAGATCGCCCGTGTTCGCCGGCCGCCCCGGCTCACAGAACCGTCCGGGGCGTGGAACGCCCCGCGCCCAGGGCTTCACCGGGTGCGGGCGCACGCCGCGGAGCATACCGAGGAGCACTTCGAAAGCCGATGTGATTACCGAGTGAGCGTATTGCTCATACTAATTAGCTCACATCGGCGAAGTAATGTGTTCCGCTATTCCGTTCACCCGGAGAAACCCGCTTCAATGGGCGGCGGACGACGAGCGGACGGCCCGGAGGTGTCAACTATTTCGGGAGTCGGTCGGTGGTTAAAGCCGTAGGAATAGGAAATGAATGATCTGGGCTGATGGGACTGGGGGGCATCAGCCGGGTGTGGCCCGCTTCATGGGGCGGGGCGCCCGAATCGATCGGCGCATGAGCAGCTGACGCCCTGGGGTGTGTACAGCCCCTTGAGCCACCTTGAAATGCGCCGATGCGGTCTTCTCTCCTGGGTCACCATCTCGTGCGGAGGGTTGCTGGTGGACGAGTGCGAACGGCCGGCCGACGGCGGGAATCCCTCGGTTCCCGTTTCGGGCGGCGGGAGGCGTGCGGTCAGGAATCCGCTGGCTCCGCTTCTCCGCGTGACCGCCTATCCGGTTCTTCTGCTGGCCGTCGTCCTGGTCGGTGCGGCCGCATTGAGCCTGGGCTGGGATCCCTCGCGGGTCAGTCCCCTTTTCCTGGTCGGGACCCTCGTCTATCTCGCCGTTCTCGAGCGGCTGATCCCTTACGACCGGGACTGGCATCCAGGAAGCGACGAGTGGCGCTGGTACGGCGCCTACTTCGTGCTCACCATGGCGGCGAGCGGGCTGGCGCAACTCCTGGTCACGGCCGCCGTCGGCTGGATCGCGCCCGACGAGCCGGTCCACCACCTGGGGCTCGAGATCCCAGGAGCCCTGCTGACCGGATCGTTCGTCAGCTACGTGGTGCACCGGCTGGGGCACAGCAACCCGATCCTGTGGCGGCTGCACGGCGTGCATCACGTGCCGGGCAAGGTCAACGTCGCCAACAACGGTGTGAACCACGTGCTGGACATCGTCCTGGCCCAGAGCCTCGTCCAACTGTCCCTGGCACTCATCGGGTTCTCGCGCCAGGCGGTGCTGGTGGTGGGCCTCTTCGTCGCGGCCCAGGGCTACTTCGTCCACGCCAACATCGACGTGCGCATCGGCCGGTTCAACCATCTGCTGGCCAGCCCCGAGCAGCACCGTCTGCACCACAGCACCGACCTGTCCGAGGCCGGCCACTACGGCTCCGACCTGTCGTGCTGGGACCACTTCTTCGGCAGCTTCACCTGGTACCCCGGACGTGAACCGGCCTCGATCGGGCTCGTCGACCCCGCCTCGTTCCCCGGCACCGGCGAGATCCTCGCCAGCCTCCTGCACCCGTGGAGGGGCCGGCCGGAAGCCGGACGGGGGCCCGACTGACCACCGGACCCCGTGCCCGGCCGCGTCCTTCCGTGCCCGCGCCCTCCGTGCCCGCGGCCGTCTGTGCCCGCACCCTTCCGTGCCCGCACCAGCCCGCCGTATCCCTCCTGCCCCGCCACCACGACATGAGGAGTCCGACATGGCCGACGCGATCAACAACCCGTTACGGAGCAAGGTGGCGATCGTCGGTATGGGCTGCCGTCTGCCCGGCGGTGCCTCGGACCACCGGACGTTCTGGCGGAACCTGATGGAGGGCAAGGACTGCATCACGCCCACCCCGCCCGACCGCTACGACGTCACCACGCTCGGCAGCCGTCACCGGGACAAGCCGGGACGGCTCGTCGGCGGACGAGGCGGATACATCGACGGCTTCGACGAGTTCGACCCCGCCTTCTTCGGCATCAGCCCGCGCGAGGCCGACCACATGGACCCCCAGCAGCGCAAACTGCTGGAGGTCGCCTGGGAGGCGCTGGAGGACGGCGGCCAGCGCCCCGCCGACCTCGCCGGCGCCGATGTCGCCGTCTACGTGGGCGCGTTCACCCTGGACTACAAGATCCTCCAGTTCGCCGACCTGGGCTTCACCTCGCTGGCCGCGCACACCGCGACCGGCACCATGATGACGATGGTGTCGAACCGGATCTCGCACTGCTTCGACTTCCGCGGTCCCAGTCTCTCCATCGACACCGCGTGCAGCTCGTCCCTGGTCGCCGTACACCTCGCCTGCCAGGCGCTGGACCGGAGGGAGAGCGACCTCGCGCTCGCCGGCGGCACCCTTCTGCACATGGCTCCGCAGTACACCGTCGCCGAGACGAAGGGCGGCTTCCTGTCACCCGGAGGACGTTCACGCACCTTCGACGCGGACGCCGACGGCTATGTGCGGGCCGAAGGCGTCGGTCTGGTCGCGCTGAAGCGCCTGGAGGACGCCGTACGGGACGGGGACCGGATCCACGCGGTGATCCTCGGCAGCGGCGTCAACCAGGACGGCCGCACCAACGGCATCACCGTGCCCAACCCGGAGGCGCAGGTCTCCCTCATCCGGCGTGTCTGCGCCGAGGCCGGGATCGCGCCCGGTGGGCTCCAGTACATGGAGGCGCACGGCACCTCGACCCCGGTGGGCGACCCCATCGAGGCCAACGCGCTGGCCCGTGCCCTGGCCGTCGGACGCGAGCCCGGTGACCGCTGCTACGTCGGTTCGGTGAAGACCAACATCGGGCACACCGAGTCCGCCGCGGGCATCGCCGGGCTGATCAAGACCGTCCTGTGCCTCAAGCACCGGCAGATCCCGCCCCACATCAACCTGGAGCGCCTCAATCCCGCCATCGACGCGGCCGCACTGCCCTACGAGATCCCCACACGGCCGACCGCCTGGCCCGGGCACGAGGGGCCCGCACGGGCCGGGGTCAACTCGTTCGGATTCGGCGGCACCAACGCCCATGTGGTGCTGGAGGAGGCCCCGGCCGGCCCGGCGCCCGACGCCCCCGCAGCGACGGCCGTGACCGCACTGCCCCTTGACCGGTCCGGGGCGCCACGGGAGAGCGCCACGGCCGAAGGACGCGGCTGGAGCATCCTGCCGCTGAGCGCCCGCCACCCGGAGGCGCTCGGCGAGATGGCCGACCGGATCGCGGGCGAACTGACCGGCCGTGACGGCCGCCGGGCGGTGTCGCTGCCCGACCTCGGCCACACGCTGGCGCACCGCCGCCAGCATCTTCCCGAGCGGCTGTCCGTGGTGTACTCCTCGCGTGCCTCCCTGGACGAGGCGCTCACCGCCTACGGGCAGGGCGAGCCCCATCCCCGGGTCGTCCAGGGCCACTTGCGTGCACCGGACGAACGCCGGCTGGTCTGGGTCTTCACCGGCATGGGCCCCCAGTGGTGGGGGATGGGCCGTGAACTCCTCCGGGACGAACCGGCCTTCCGCGAAGCGGTCACCGAGTGCGACCGCGTCCTGCGGGAGTTCACCGACTGGTCCCTGCTGGCGGAGATGTCCGCCGGTGAATCCGCCTCGCGCATGAGCGAGACCTGGCTCGCGCAGCCCGCCAACTTCGCCCTGCAGGTCGGACTCGCCGCTCTGTGGCGGTCGTACGGGGTGCGCCCGGACGCCGTGGTGGGCCACAGCACCGGGGAGATCGCCGCCTTCTACGAGGCGGGCGTCTACTGCCTGGAGGACGCGGTCAGGATCGTGGTGCACCGCAGCCGGCTCCAGCAGACCCTGGCCGGTACGGGCACCATGCTCGCCGTGAACCTGACGGAGGACGAGGCCGAACTCCGGGTCCGTCCCTACCAGGACCGGGTGTCGATCGCGGCGGTCAACAGTCCCGCCTCGCTCACGCTCGCCGGGGAGGAGGCGGCGCTGACCCTGCTGGCCGAGGAACTGCGGGCCGAACAGCTCTTCGCCAAGTTCCTCACCGTCGAGGTCCCCTACCACAGCGTCGGCATGGAACGGATCAAGGACGAGCTGTTCGAGGCGCTGGCCCCGCTCGTCCCGCGCCAGGCCCGGGTCCCCCTGTACCTCACGGGCCGGGAGGGCACTGCGGACGGCCGTGAACTCGACGCGGCCTACTGGTGGAAGAACGTACGCGACCGGGTGCGCTTCCGGGCGGCCGTGGACCGTCTGGCCGACGACGGGCACCAGGTGTTCCTGGAGATCGGCCCGCACCCGGTGCTCGGCCACTCGATCCGCGAATGCCTCGACGCCCGGGAGGCGTCCGGTCTCACCCTGCCCTCGATCCGCCGCAAGGAGAACGAGCGCGAGCGGTTCGCCGCCTCACTCGCCGCTCTGCACAACCTGGGCACCCCCATCGACTGGAAGGCCCTGCAACCCACCGGCCGGCCGGTCACCCTGCCCCGCTACCCGTGGCGGCGCGACCGCCACTGGACGGAGCCGCAGCCGGTCGCCCAGGTACGCCTGGGCCTGCTCGACCACCCGCTCCTCGGCCGCCGGACCGACCACACGGAGCCGACCTGGCAGGCCCGCCTGGACACCGAGACCTTGCCCTACCTGGCCGACCACCGCATCCAGGACACCGTGGTGTTCCCCGCCGCGGGCTATCTGGAGATGGCGGCCCAGGCCGTCCTGCGGCTCACCGGAGGCACCCACACCGTCCTCGCCGACATCGACCTGCGCAAGGCGCTCTTCCTGTCCGACACCGAGGACAGGACCGTGCAGCTGACGCTCTCCCTGGAGAACGCCGCCTTCACCGTCGCCTCCCCGGCCGGGCCCGACGGAGAGCGGACCGTGCACGCGCGCGGAGTGGTCCGCACCGGCCAGCGACGCGACGCCGGCCCCCCGCTCGACACCGCGGCGGTCCTCGCACGCACCGCCCGGCGCCTCGACGGGCCCGCCTGCTACGCCGCCCTCGCCGGGCTCGGCTACCACTACGGACCCGCCTTCCAGGCCATCGAAGAGGTCTGGATCGGCACCCGGGACGTGCTCGCCCGGATCCGCCCGCCCCAGGCCGTCGGCGACGACGCCGCCCGCCACCACCTCCACCCGGTCCTGCTCGACGCCTGCTTCCAGTCCCTGCTGACCCCGCTGCTCCTGCGGGAGCACCCCGCACCGGGCACCGGCATCAGGCTCCCGCTCTCCGTGGAGGAGGCCGCGCTGGGACCGGTCGGCGACCAACCGCTCTGGGTCCACGCCACGGTGCTCCCCGGCGACGGGGACACGACCCTCGGAGACATCACCCTGTACGCCGAGGACGGAGCGCCGCTGGGCCGGATCAGCGGATTCCGGGCCGCCGACGTGGAGAAGGCGGCCACCACCGTCGCGCGCACCACCATCGACTCCTGGCTCGCCGAGACCGTCTGGCCCGAGAGCCCGTCGCAGCCGGACACGGCCGAGGGCCCGGCCGCCGCCGCGAGGGACCACGGCTGGCTGCTCCTCGCCGACGGCCACGGGGTCGCCGACGCCTTCGCCGCCCTCGCCTCGGCCCGGGGCGAACGCTGCCGTCTGGTGCGGCGCGGCGGCGGATACACGGCGGCGGGCACCGGCGGCGACTTCACCGTCGACCCCGGATCCACGGCCGACCTGGAACGCCTCTTC from Streptomyces sp. NBC_01754 includes:
- a CDS encoding MSMEG_6728 family protein, coding for MQTFLPYADFRRSALVLDPRRLGKQRVETIQVLRGLTVPGYGWRHHPAVRMWTGYEEALVRYGLETCAVWTAEGRADTCAATLLQDLADSLGRPAATVRPAPELATAGELPPWLGDEDFHLSHRSALVRKDPAYYRPLFPGTPADLPYVWPSSDRGRT
- a CDS encoding acyl-CoA-like ligand-binding transcription factor, which encodes MSADDPSLGLRERKKRATRDVLADAALRSAAERGFENVTVEAVTGEVGVSVRTFFNYFPCLEDAITRPDRGCAARLRQAVLDAPEELPALDALREALGRELADIEEDQERWELQTAALTKSPSLLPGFLAAQGADERAMVAVLAQRLGQNPESDLYPRLLAHASVAAVRPPNSGWRPDEPVRSKASTARRPPRWPPV
- a CDS encoding sterol desaturase family protein translates to MDECERPADGGNPSVPVSGGGRRAVRNPLAPLLRVTAYPVLLLAVVLVGAAALSLGWDPSRVSPLFLVGTLVYLAVLERLIPYDRDWHPGSDEWRWYGAYFVLTMAASGLAQLLVTAAVGWIAPDEPVHHLGLEIPGALLTGSFVSYVVHRLGHSNPILWRLHGVHHVPGKVNVANNGVNHVLDIVLAQSLVQLSLALIGFSRQAVLVVGLFVAAQGYFVHANIDVRIGRFNHLLASPEQHRLHHSTDLSEAGHYGSDLSCWDHFFGSFTWYPGREPASIGLVDPASFPGTGEILASLLHPWRGRPEAGRGPD